One genomic segment of Aquipluma nitroreducens includes these proteins:
- a CDS encoding family 43 glycosylhydrolase: MKYFKSLIFSLAVMGTNSLSAQNPIVRDQFSADPTARVFNGKVYVFPSHDILAPEGKGLRKDWFCMADYHVFSSENLTDWIDHGMIVSQNKVAWVDSTSYSMWAPDCVERNGKYYFYFPANKKVADANGRKGFGVGVAVADQPEGPYIPLPEPIKGVNGIDPNVFIDKDGQAYIYWAMGNIVVAKLKDNMTELASEPQIIANLPQKGLKEGPFLFERNNIYYLTIPHVENKIERLEYAIGDNPMGPFKMAGVVMDESPVNCWTNHQSFVEYKGQWYLFYHHNDYSPKFDKNRSIRVDSLSFNADGTIRKVTPTLRGVGVSLATNKIEIDRYSSKSETGSSIAFVDSANTFNGWKTILDSKGAWVKYNTVDFGKEKLKTVEVKAKSVNGGILQVRLDKVDGSVIAEVKIPKSSGWNPVEAKVSKFQAGIHNLVVVLKDENRVEVDWVKFE, encoded by the coding sequence ATGAAATACTTTAAATCACTCATATTTAGTCTGGCTGTAATGGGCACAAATAGTCTTTCAGCACAAAATCCAATTGTCCGCGACCAGTTCTCGGCCGATCCAACGGCGCGGGTATTCAATGGCAAAGTGTATGTTTTTCCATCGCACGATATTCTCGCACCTGAAGGAAAAGGTTTGAGAAAAGACTGGTTCTGCATGGCGGATTACCATGTGTTTTCGTCTGAAAACCTGACCGACTGGATCGATCATGGAATGATTGTCAGCCAGAATAAAGTGGCCTGGGTCGATTCAACCTCGTACAGCATGTGGGCGCCAGATTGTGTTGAAAGAAACGGCAAGTACTATTTCTATTTCCCGGCAAACAAAAAGGTTGCCGATGCCAATGGCCGTAAAGGTTTTGGGGTTGGTGTCGCTGTTGCCGATCAGCCTGAAGGTCCATACATTCCGCTTCCCGAGCCAATTAAGGGGGTGAATGGCATCGATCCGAATGTGTTTATCGACAAAGACGGACAGGCTTATATCTACTGGGCAATGGGAAATATCGTTGTGGCCAAATTGAAAGATAACATGACCGAGTTGGCATCGGAGCCGCAGATTATAGCTAACCTTCCGCAGAAAGGATTGAAAGAAGGTCCGTTTTTGTTTGAGCGAAACAACATTTATTACCTGACGATTCCGCATGTTGAAAATAAAATAGAACGGCTCGAATATGCCATTGGCGATAACCCGATGGGACCTTTCAAAATGGCAGGAGTAGTGATGGACGAATCGCCTGTTAACTGCTGGACCAACCATCAATCGTTTGTGGAGTATAAAGGACAATGGTATTTGTTTTATCATCACAACGACTATTCTCCAAAGTTCGATAAAAATAGGTCGATAAGAGTCGATAGTTTATCCTTCAATGCGGATGGCACAATCCGGAAAGTAACGCCGACTTTGCGTGGAGTAGGAGTAAGTTTAGCCACTAACAAAATTGAGATTGACCGATACAGCAGTAAAAGCGAAACCGGTTCATCCATCGCTTTCGTGGATTCAGCGAACACCTTTAATGGCTGGAAAACAATACTCGACAGCAAAGGCGCCTGGGTAAAATACAATACTGTTGATTTTGGCAAAGAAAAGCTGAAAACGGTTGAGGTAAAGGCAAAGTCTGTAAATGGAGGAATCCTTCAGGTGCGTCTGGATAAAGTTGACGGGTCGGTAATTGCTGA